One window of Triticum dicoccoides isolate Atlit2015 ecotype Zavitan chromosome 5A, WEW_v2.0, whole genome shotgun sequence genomic DNA carries:
- the LOC119304208 gene encoding disease resistance protein RGA5-like, with translation MAGIMVSASTGVMNSLLGKLTTLMGKEFTRLKNLRKEVRFINNELISMKYALDGLSDLDELDPQTKRWRDMVREMSYEIEDIIDDFMQSIGENDRTTGLVSNTVRRLKTLRDRHRIAGQIEEVKQLVLETSERQRRYELRIPPSSNVDIDPRVTALYTEVADLVGIEGPANELVSWLMDEEKKLKAVSIVGFGGLGKTTLANEVYRRVKGEFDTHALVTVSQKPNIQKILHTLLSKLGTETSIHTCESRLIEMLREHLQTKRYLIIIDDIWDISAWNIIKCVFSKNDLASRVVVTTRKQDVAMTCCSRDCILQMKPLTNEDSTRLFFGRVFGSKEACPPQLRDISVEILKKCGGLPLAVISISSMLANKNCNQKERWEYVQDSMGSESNHMLDGMRQILNLSYKDLPPYLKTCLLYLGMYPEDYQIERSNLERQWMAEGFISIENGQDVEKVARNYFNELVNRSLIQPVEFDKRGSVTKCKVHDMLLNLILIKSAQENFLTIVDDPHAFTRLQCKVRRLSIRLDGASNGREIVSTNNSMSQVRSVMFFGSSQITPPLSEFKFLRVVHIDLDDAEVDLTGLCKLYQLRYLCISDGCSYQLPTQIRVLQHLETLELFSCDRVPSDIIHLPRLMFLKAWTRLPDGIGNMKSLRHLFGFDFTLYKLDNIRGLGELTNLKFLYLTCGIRKDDWERRMDALCSSLGNLCHLENLFVDLIGCIDGFMPLFPPPTHYRLERLIMQWRCWFSRVPSWMGELHNLYQLKFKVGQLLTDGVGILAELPALTHLDVETGKTTNKVISIERGAFPALKSFKLLLSSASHLTFQAGAMPRLQRLKLKFNAHGSEQIGAAPAGLEQLLALEELTAKICCHRASESDRRSADSDLRSAIDMFPSHLLVKVSYEEVWNFGFSDD, from the exons ATGGCTGGAATAATGGTGAGTGCTTCTACTGGTGTGATGAACTCTTTGTTGGGTAAGCTGACAACCCTCATGGGAAAGGAGTTTACGAGGCTGAAGAACCTGCGAAAAGAAGTGAGGTTCATTAATAATGAGCTTATCAGCATGAAGTATGCTCTTGATGGGCTTTCAGATCTAGATGAGCTAGATCCACAAACCAAGAGGTGGAGAGACATGGTGAGGGAGATGTCTTATGAGATTGAGGACATCATCGATGACTTCATGCAAAGCATTGGTGAAAATGATAGAACTACTGGGCTTGTTAGCAATACTGTTCGACGCCTCAAAACTTTGAGGGATCGTCATCGGATTGCTGGACAAATCGAAGAGGTGAAACAACTTGTGCTAGAGACAAGTGAACGTCAAAGAAGGTATGAGCTTCGTATACCCCCATCAAGTAATGTTGACATTGACCCACGAGTCACTGCACTCTACACAGAAGTGGCTGACCTTGTCGGTATAGAAGGACCAGCGAATGAGCTTGTCAGTTGGTTAATGGATGAGGAGAAGAAGTTGAAGGCCGTATCAATTGTGGGATTTGGAGGTCTGGGAAAAACAACACTTGCCAATGAGGTATACCGTAGGGTCAAGGGAGAATTTGACACTCATGCTCTCGTGACGGTGTCTCAAAAGCCTAACATTCAAAAAATTCTCCACACTTTACTATCCAAACTTGGCACAGAGACATCTATTCACACTTGCGAGTCACGTCTTATCGAAATGCTCAGAGAACATCTCCAAACTAAGAG ATATTTGATCATAATTGATGATATATGGGATATATCAGCATGGAATATTATTAAATGTGTTTTTAGTAAAAATGATCTTGCTAGCAGAGTAGTAGTAACTACAAGAAAGCAAGATGTGGCTATGACATGTTGCTCCCGTGATTGCATTTTACAAATGAAGCCCCTCACCAACGAAGACTCAACAAGGCTGTTTTTTGGTAGGGTATTTGGCTCGAAAGAAGCTTGCCCTCCCCAGCTTAGAGATATTTCGGTTGAAATTCTCAAAAAATGTGGTGGTTTACCTCTTGCAGTTATTAGTATATCTAGTATGCTAGCAAATAAAAATTGCAACCAAAAGGAAAGGTGGGAATATGTACAAGATTCTATGGGCTCGGAAAGCAATCACATGCTTGACGGGATGAGGCAAATCTTAAACCTCAGCTACAAAGATCTTCCTCCTTATCTGAAGACATGCTTGTTGTATCTTGGTATGTATCCAGAGGACTACCAAATAGAGAGGTCTAATCTGGAACGCCAGTGGATGGCTGAAGGTTTCATCAGTATAGAAAATGGACAAGATGTGGAGAAGGTTGCAAGAAATTATTTCAATGAGCTTGTGAATAGAAGCCTTATTCAACCTGTAGAATTCGATAAGAGAGGGTCGGTGACAAAATGCAAGGTTCATGATATGTTGCTTAATCTTATCTTGATTAAGTCAGCACAGGAGAATTTTCTCACTATAGTGGATGACCCACATGCCTTTACAAGACTGCAATGCAAGGTCCGTCGGCTGTCTATCCGCTTGGATGGTGCAAGTAATGGCCGAGAAATAGTATCGACAAATAATAGTATGTCGCAGGTTCGGTCGGTTATGTTCTTTGGGAGCTCTCAGATTACACCTCCTTTGTCAGAGTTCAAGTTCCTCCGAGTTGTTCATATTGACCTTGATGATGCTGAAGTTGACCTCACTGGATTGTGTAAACTTTATCAGCTGAGGTATTTATGCATTAGTGATGGTTGTTCATACCAGCTACCAACACAGATTAGAGTGCTTCAACACTTGGAGACACTTGAGCTGTTTAGTTGTGACAGGGTTCCGTCAGATATAATTCATCTACCCCGTTTGATGTTTCTGAAAGCTTGGACGAGGCTCCCTGATGGGATTGGCAATATGAAATCCCTGCGTCATCTATTTGGATTTGATTTTACGTTGTACAAGCTAGATAATATCAGGGGCCTTGGAGAGCTTACCAATCTGAAATTTCTATATCTCACGTGCGGCATTCGTAAGGATGACTGGGAGAGACGCATGGATGCTCTATGCTCTTCTCTAGGAAACCTATGTCACCTAGAGAACCTGTTTGTCGATCTCATCGGCTGCATAGATGGCTTCATGCCATTGTTTCCTCCGCCAACTCATTACCGCCTTGAGAGACTTATCATGCAATGGAGGTGCTGGTTTTCCAGGGTCCCTAGCTGGATGGGGGAACTCCATAACCTCTACCAGTTAAAATTCAAAGTTGGTCAGCTGCTAACTGATGGTGTTGGTATCCTTGCTGAGCTGCCCGCCCTCACTCACCTCGATGTAGAGACCGGAAAAACCACAAACAAAGTGATTTCCATCGAGAGAGGAGCATTCCCTGCTCTAAAGAGTTTTAAGCTTCTATTAAGTAGTGCTTCGCACTTGACCTTCCAGGCCGGAGCAATGCCCAGGCTCCAAAGGCTGAAGCTAAAATTCAATGCACATGGATCGGAGCAGATTGGGGCTGCACCTGCCGGCCTCGAGCAATTGTTAGCACTTGAAGAGCTGACTGCAAAAATCTGCTGCCACCGTGCTTCAGAGTCCGACAGGAGAAGTGCGGACTCTGACTTGAGGAGTGCCATCGACATGTTTCCAAGCCATCTTCTAGTCAAAGTCAGCTATGAAGAGGTTTGGAATTTTGGTTTTTCTGATGACTAG